A single Bosea sp. PAMC 26642 DNA region contains:
- a CDS encoding TadE/TadG family type IV pilus assembly protein gives MTDDPDMSRPNAILMAVAKSMAAFGRDRSGSTAIEFGVVGLMLVTILLATIQFSMMLLCQMRLHDTLSDVATGANTALLADKAGLRVLICDNLILVDNCAGTLLLEKAPVKTFSTGPQPIAGATFAAGTKGDAMLIRATANIVTFVPGLPALSVSGTTLFASP, from the coding sequence ATGACCGACGATCCCGATATGTCCAGGCCGAACGCCATATTGATGGCTGTAGCCAAATCAATGGCAGCATTCGGGCGTGATCGCAGCGGATCGACCGCGATCGAATTCGGCGTGGTCGGGCTGATGCTGGTCACGATCCTGCTTGCCACGATCCAGTTCTCGATGATGCTGCTGTGCCAGATGCGCCTACACGACACGTTGTCGGATGTCGCGACCGGGGCGAATACGGCATTGTTGGCGGATAAGGCCGGGTTGCGGGTCCTGATCTGCGACAATCTGATACTAGTCGATAACTGTGCCGGGACGCTTCTGCTCGAGAAAGCTCCCGTCAAGACATTCTCAACTGGCCCGCAGCCGATAGCAGGCGCCACATTCGCTGCCGGCACAAAAGGCGATGCCATGCTGATCCGCGCGACGGCGAATATCGTGACCTTCGTTCCCGGATTGCCGGCGCTGAGCGTGAGCGGCACCACTCTGTTCGCGAGCCCATGA
- a CDS encoding TadE/TadG family type IV pilus assembly protein, which translates to MMLNRLRRFIGTKSSSVATDESGVAAVEFALLATLLLTLLAGGVDLTNALIVQRDVDRLSNELAQALVGCGDESCVIKNGSDINARLSNIAPGLDGIAVGFANVQRISDAIVAQGGNMTYLPADMTTLAKSVLPADKDWGVATLITYTHTPILLSFAKDWGFNLANFRSYNVMLRTKA; encoded by the coding sequence ATGATGCTGAATCGTTTGAGGCGCTTTATCGGAACGAAATCATCGTCCGTCGCCACGGACGAAAGCGGCGTCGCGGCGGTCGAGTTTGCTCTTCTAGCGACGCTGCTCCTCACGCTTCTGGCGGGCGGCGTCGACCTGACCAATGCTCTGATCGTTCAACGCGATGTGGATCGCCTGTCCAACGAGCTTGCGCAGGCCTTGGTCGGCTGCGGCGACGAAAGCTGCGTGATCAAGAACGGTTCCGACATCAACGCCAGACTCAGCAACATCGCTCCCGGCCTTGATGGAATTGCGGTCGGCTTCGCCAATGTCCAGCGCATCAGTGATGCGATCGTAGCTCAGGGCGGCAACATGACCTATCTGCCGGCAGATATGACCACTCTCGCCAAGTCCGTGTTACCGGCTGACAAGGACTGGGGAGTTGCCACCCTGATCACCTACACGCACACGCCGATCCTGCTCAGCTTCGCCAAGGATTGGGGCTTCAACCTCGCGAATTTCCGCAGCTATAACGTCATGCTACGAACGAAGGCCTGA
- a CDS encoding LysR substrate-binding domain-containing protein produces MAHVLDADQLKTFVAIADTGSFTRASEIVFKTQSAVSMQMKRLEERVGRPLFGRDGRHAKLTEDGERLLDYARRIVRLNLECVASFADADLKGRIRLGVPDDYADRYLPEILARFARSNPRAEVTVVCEPTPMLADRIATGDIDLAIITHVENRGQGEIIRIEPLLWVTSARHGVHEEDPLPLALGRPTCNWRQAAVEALEGKGRRFRVLYASWNSTAVGAAVVAGLAVSVLPESAVRPGMKILGPAEGFMTLPSCKIGLLRTRFDPSVLSNALAEHIIQSLDNLQSFKTAAE; encoded by the coding sequence ATGGCGCATGTGCTCGACGCCGACCAGCTCAAGACCTTCGTCGCGATCGCCGATACGGGATCGTTCACCCGCGCATCCGAGATCGTGTTCAAGACGCAATCGGCCGTCTCGATGCAGATGAAGCGGCTGGAGGAGCGGGTCGGGCGTCCGCTGTTCGGGCGCGACGGACGCCACGCCAAACTGACAGAGGATGGCGAGCGGCTGCTCGACTATGCGCGCCGGATCGTGCGGCTGAATCTCGAATGCGTCGCGAGCTTCGCCGACGCCGACCTGAAGGGCCGCATCCGGCTCGGCGTGCCCGACGACTATGCCGACCGCTATCTGCCGGAAATTCTCGCGCGCTTCGCCCGCTCGAATCCGCGCGCGGAAGTGACGGTCGTCTGCGAGCCGACGCCGATGCTGGCGGACCGCATCGCCACCGGCGACATCGACCTCGCGATCATCACGCATGTCGAGAACCGCGGCCAGGGCGAGATCATTCGCATCGAGCCCCTGCTCTGGGTGACCTCGGCGCGCCACGGTGTTCACGAGGAGGACCCGCTGCCACTCGCGCTGGGCCGGCCGACCTGCAACTGGCGCCAGGCCGCCGTCGAGGCGCTGGAGGGCAAGGGGCGCCGCTTCCGCGTGCTCTATGCAAGCTGGAACTCGACCGCCGTCGGCGCTGCCGTCGTCGCAGGGCTGGCGGTCTCGGTGCTGCCGGAAAGCGCGGTGAGGCCGGGGATGAAGATCCTGGGGCCGGCGGAGGGCTTCATGACGCTGCCCTCCTGCAAGATCGGCCTGCTGCGCACCCGCTTCGACCCGTCCGTGCTGTCGAACGCGCTGGCCGAGCACATCATCCAGAGCCTGGACAATTTGCAGAGCTTCAAGACGGCGGCGGAGTAG
- a CDS encoding DUF1127 domain-containing protein has product MTSAKLSFGHSQGLASGASRQSFENPAAFDPEEAVMLIMTFATKSFSSVSDVVTRVAARGFITVANVIKAIIHRRDVLRLTELDERGLKDLGLVRSDVEGALATSWLSDPSAILAARSSARSGVASARREEGLRQAQVKSTAAPRAAIVALPARARRKPAATEAKIACNA; this is encoded by the coding sequence ATGACCAGCGCAAAGCTATCCTTTGGTCACTCTCAAGGCCTTGCCAGCGGTGCGTCCAGGCAGAGCTTCGAGAATCCCGCCGCTTTTGACCCTGAGGAGGCCGTCATGCTGATCATGACCTTTGCCACGAAGTCGTTCTCGTCCGTTTCGGACGTTGTCACGCGTGTCGCTGCCCGAGGGTTCATCACGGTGGCGAATGTGATCAAAGCGATCATCCATCGACGCGACGTGCTGCGCCTCACGGAACTCGACGAGCGTGGTCTCAAGGACCTTGGCCTGGTTCGCTCGGACGTCGAAGGTGCACTCGCCACCTCCTGGCTGAGCGATCCCTCCGCCATTCTCGCCGCCCGGTCGAGCGCGCGCTCCGGTGTCGCTTCGGCTCGCCGCGAAGAAGGCCTTCGACAGGCACAGGTGAAATCGACGGCTGCCCCGCGCGCCGCGATTGTCGCGCTGCCTGCAAGAGCCCGCCGTAAGCCGGCCGCTACGGAAGCAAAGATTGCGTGCAACGCCTGA
- a CDS encoding DUF937 domain-containing protein, protein MMNLFEMMQSAQNGQAMQNLARQYGLSQQQTQSAIEALLPAFSMGLQRQTQDPYAFGNLAQMMTATPFAKMFETPSTGIPGNATAMGNDVLSQLFGSKEVSQAVAAQAAATSGVSQAILKQMLPVIASMVMGGLFKSTSSQGMGGILGQFAEMMRGQMPGGQPTPPAPQPQTPANPLEAILGQMFGNGQVQPPGQTQGGGPFGGGQMPGGQMGSDQMGGGILGQILTGMLGGAQQPEPPAPTERQSRPEPAADEPPPSSGTGPGSIGLDALNQMFEHGRQVQDSHQDALKSIFEGMFGGSQRR, encoded by the coding sequence ATGATGAACCTGTTCGAGATGATGCAGTCGGCCCAGAACGGCCAGGCGATGCAGAATCTCGCCCGGCAATACGGCCTGAGCCAGCAACAGACGCAATCGGCGATCGAGGCGCTGCTGCCGGCTTTCTCGATGGGGCTACAGCGCCAGACGCAGGATCCCTATGCCTTCGGCAATCTGGCGCAGATGATGACGGCGACGCCGTTCGCCAAGATGTTCGAAACGCCTTCCACCGGCATTCCGGGCAATGCCACAGCCATGGGCAACGACGTGCTGAGTCAGCTCTTCGGCTCGAAAGAGGTCAGCCAGGCCGTGGCGGCGCAGGCGGCCGCGACCAGCGGCGTCAGTCAGGCGATCCTGAAGCAGATGCTGCCCGTGATCGCCTCGATGGTGATGGGCGGACTGTTCAAATCCACCAGCAGCCAGGGCATGGGCGGCATCCTGGGCCAGTTCGCCGAGATGATGCGCGGGCAGATGCCGGGTGGGCAGCCGACGCCGCCAGCCCCGCAGCCACAGACGCCGGCGAACCCGCTGGAGGCCATCCTCGGCCAGATGTTCGGCAACGGCCAGGTGCAGCCCCCGGGCCAGACGCAGGGCGGCGGGCCCTTCGGCGGCGGCCAGATGCCGGGCGGGCAGATGGGCAGCGACCAGATGGGCGGCGGCATCCTGGGCCAGATCCTGACCGGAATGCTCGGTGGCGCCCAGCAGCCGGAGCCCCCTGCCCCGACGGAGCGTCAATCAAGGCCGGAGCCTGCGGCCGACGAGCCGCCGCCGTCATCCGGAACGGGCCCGGGTTCGATCGGTCTCGATGCGCTGAACCAGATGTTCGAGCATGGTCGGCAGGTGCAGGACAGCCATCAGGACGCGTTGAAATCGATCTTCGAGGGCATGTTCGGCGGCTCGCAGCGGCGCTGA
- a CDS encoding MATE family efflux transporter, whose protein sequence is MKAPAGTSQAVFVTGSTFRHVAVMTATGSIGLMAIFVVDLLSLLYVSWLGRPEATAGVGYATIVLYLMVSINIGLMIAVTAMTARALGAGDRPGARRIAGSTIALMAAASIALSVVALPCLPWLLRLLGAHGESYDVALSFLWIVLPSNVLMAVGMGFSGILRAVGDARRAMFVTLGGGLATAVLDPLFIFGLGLGPNGAAIAIVLSRFMFVGVGFHGAVKVHDIVSRPSLADIRTDAAGTMTIAGPAILTNLSTPIANAVFASVMARFGDAAIAALAIMDRLVPVAFGVLFALSGAVGPILGQNWGAGRFDRMRRGLTDSAIFAVSCVVVAWLALVLLRGQIVSVFGATGLTAELVAFFCLISGPMWIFVGLLFVANAAFNNLGMPILSTVFSWGRATLGTMPFSFLGAHYAGPKGALVGSALGAVVFGIVALIFAYRGIDRLEREAAARAEALASGSRPVIVPVQAAADREIAGGVP, encoded by the coding sequence GTGAAAGCTCCGGCCGGCACCTCGCAGGCGGTCTTCGTCACCGGCTCGACCTTCCGTCATGTCGCGGTGATGACCGCGACCGGCTCGATCGGCCTGATGGCGATCTTCGTCGTCGATCTGCTCTCGCTGCTCTACGTCTCCTGGCTCGGAAGGCCGGAGGCCACGGCCGGGGTCGGCTACGCCACGATCGTCCTCTACCTGATGGTTTCGATCAATATCGGCCTGATGATCGCGGTGACGGCGATGACCGCGCGCGCGCTCGGCGCAGGCGACAGGCCCGGCGCGAGGCGGATCGCGGGCTCGACCATCGCCCTGATGGCTGCCGCCTCGATCGCGCTGTCCGTCGTCGCCCTGCCCTGCCTGCCGTGGTTGCTGCGTCTGCTCGGCGCTCACGGCGAATCCTACGATGTCGCGCTGTCCTTCCTCTGGATCGTGCTGCCCTCCAATGTGCTGATGGCCGTCGGCATGGGCTTCTCGGGCATCCTGCGCGCGGTCGGCGACGCCAGGCGCGCGATGTTCGTGACGCTCGGCGGCGGGCTGGCGACGGCTGTGCTCGATCCGCTCTTCATCTTCGGGCTCGGGCTCGGTCCCAACGGCGCGGCTATCGCCATCGTGCTGTCGCGTTTCATGTTCGTCGGCGTCGGCTTCCATGGTGCGGTCAAGGTCCACGACATCGTCTCCCGGCCCTCGCTCGCCGACATCCGCACCGATGCGGCCGGCACAATGACGATTGCGGGGCCGGCGATCCTGACCAATCTCTCGACGCCGATCGCCAATGCCGTCTTTGCCAGCGTGATGGCACGCTTCGGCGATGCGGCGATCGCGGCGCTCGCGATCATGGACCGGCTGGTGCCGGTCGCCTTCGGCGTCCTGTTTGCGCTGTCGGGCGCGGTCGGGCCGATCCTGGGCCAGAACTGGGGCGCGGGCCGCTTCGACCGGATGCGGCGGGGCCTGACAGATTCGGCGATTTTCGCGGTCTCCTGCGTCGTCGTGGCCTGGCTCGCGCTGGTGCTGCTGCGCGGGCAGATTGTCTCCGTCTTCGGCGCGACGGGGCTGACCGCCGAACTGGTCGCGTTCTTCTGCCTGATCTCGGGACCGATGTGGATCTTCGTCGGGCTGCTCTTCGTCGCCAATGCCGCCTTCAACAATCTGGGGATGCCGATCCTGTCGACGGTCTTCAGCTGGGGCCGGGCGACGCTGGGGACCATGCCGTTCTCCTTCCTCGGCGCGCACTATGCCGGCCCGAAGGGTGCGCTCGTCGGCTCGGCGCTGGGCGCTGTCGTCTTCGGCATCGTCGCGCTGATCTTCGCCTATCGCGGGATCGACCGGCTGGAGCGTGAAGCTGCGGCCAGGGCTGAGGCGCTTGCCTCGGGTTCGCGCCCTGTTATCGTCCCGGTGCAGGCGGCAGCAGACCGCGAGATAGCCGGAGGTGTGCCATGA
- a CDS encoding monovalent cation:proton antiporter-2 (CPA2) family protein yields MADVSHTSYLPPILTFCAGAVIAVPLFRRVGLSAVLGYLAAGVVIGPSVLAVIKDPDAIRGTAEIGVVLLLFLVGLELQPSRLYSMRKDILGAGLSQMALSAGAIGWIAWWFGLSAGGAVAVGLALALSATSIALQLLEERGDGNEPYGRRTFSILLFQDISIAPALAILPLLATTTEAKSGGAGQALAGLGIAFAAIAIIVVAGRYVLNPFFRILAKSGAKEVMTAAALLIVLGAALMMEHVGLSMAMGAFLAGVLLADSHFRHELEADIEPFRGVLLGLFFMAVGMSLDLQLVLDNWLLLALAAPALVLFKIVVAASILRASCSSLTEAVRAGALLSPAGEFAFVLLPLGISLGLLDDRQGAIATALAAISMLIGPVVAKLIDMWLLARIEPETIDEDFSDATQASVVVVGFGRFGQIVTQALLLQHIDVTIIDSDVERIRSAAKFGFKIYYGDGTRLDVLRAAGVGKARVLCICIDDKDAALRIVEMVKAEFPKIRLNARAYDRIHAIDLMKAGVDYQMRETFESALGFGRVTLESLGLNYDEASLVIDNVRDRDAQRMEIQFTEGIAAALNKVPRVTPEPLVRPKAKSKALTPETQEVIEDGGAEVAVGGVGEPER; encoded by the coding sequence ATGGCCGACGTCTCACATACCAGCTACCTGCCGCCGATCCTGACGTTCTGCGCGGGTGCCGTGATCGCGGTGCCGCTATTCAGGCGTGTGGGGCTGTCGGCGGTGCTGGGCTATCTCGCGGCGGGTGTCGTCATCGGGCCATCTGTGCTCGCGGTCATCAAGGACCCGGACGCGATCCGCGGCACGGCCGAGATCGGCGTCGTGCTGCTGCTGTTCCTGGTCGGGCTCGAACTGCAGCCGTCCCGGCTCTATTCGATGCGCAAGGACATTCTCGGCGCGGGACTGTCGCAGATGGCGCTGAGCGCCGGCGCGATCGGCTGGATCGCCTGGTGGTTCGGGCTCTCGGCCGGCGGTGCCGTCGCGGTGGGGCTCGCGCTCGCCCTGTCGGCGACTTCGATCGCGCTGCAACTGCTGGAGGAGCGCGGCGACGGCAACGAGCCCTATGGGCGGCGCACCTTCTCGATTCTGCTGTTCCAGGACATCTCTATCGCGCCCGCGCTCGCCATACTGCCGCTGCTCGCGACGACGACCGAGGCGAAATCGGGCGGTGCGGGACAGGCGCTGGCGGGCCTTGGAATCGCTTTTGCCGCGATCGCGATCATCGTCGTGGCCGGGCGCTATGTGCTGAATCCGTTCTTCCGCATCCTGGCCAAGAGCGGCGCCAAGGAGGTGATGACGGCAGCCGCGCTGCTGATCGTGCTGGGCGCCGCACTGATGATGGAGCATGTCGGGCTGTCGATGGCGATGGGCGCCTTCCTGGCCGGCGTGCTGCTGGCGGATTCGCATTTCCGGCATGAGCTCGAAGCCGATATCGAGCCGTTCCGCGGCGTGCTGCTCGGCCTGTTCTTCATGGCCGTAGGCATGTCGCTCGACCTGCAACTGGTGCTCGACAACTGGCTGCTGCTGGCGCTGGCGGCTCCCGCGCTCGTGCTGTTCAAGATCGTCGTCGCGGCATCGATCCTGCGTGCCTCCTGCTCCTCGCTGACGGAAGCCGTGCGCGCCGGTGCGCTGCTGTCGCCCGCCGGCGAATTCGCCTTCGTGCTGCTGCCGCTGGGCATTTCGCTCGGCCTGCTCGACGACCGGCAGGGTGCAATCGCCACCGCGCTGGCTGCGATCTCGATGCTGATCGGTCCCGTGGTCGCCAAGCTGATCGACATGTGGCTGCTGGCGCGCATCGAGCCCGAGACGATCGACGAAGATTTCAGCGATGCCACACAGGCATCCGTCGTGGTCGTGGGCTTCGGGCGCTTCGGACAGATCGTCACGCAGGCGCTGCTGCTCCAGCATATCGACGTCACGATCATCGATTCGGACGTGGAGCGCATCCGCTCGGCCGCGAAATTCGGCTTCAAGATCTATTACGGCGACGGCACGCGGCTCGACGTGCTGCGCGCGGCCGGGGTCGGCAAGGCCCGCGTGCTGTGCATCTGCATCGACGACAAGGATGCGGCACTGCGCATCGTCGAGATGGTCAAGGCCGAGTTCCCGAAAATTAGGCTCAATGCGCGTGCCTATGACCGCATCCACGCCATCGACCTGATGAAGGCGGGCGTCGACTACCAGATGCGAGAGACCTTCGAATCCGCGCTCGGCTTCGGCCGCGTCACGCTGGAGAGCCTCGGCCTCAATTACGACGAGGCCAGCCTGGTGATCGACAATGTCCGCGACCGGGATGCGCAGCGCATGGAGATCCAGTTCACGGAGGGGATCGCGGCGGCATTGAACAAGGTTCCGCGCGTCACGCCGGAGCCGCTGGTCAGGCCGAAGGCCAAGTCCAAGGCGCTCACGCCGGAAACGCAGGAAGTGATCGAGGATGGCGGGGCCGAGGTCGCGGTCGGCGGCGTCGGCGAGCCGGAACGGTGA
- the ispH gene encoding 4-hydroxy-3-methylbut-2-enyl diphosphate reductase encodes MTKPPLDILLCAPRGFCAGVVRAIDAVEKALMLHGAPVYVRHEIVHNKYVVESLKRKGAVFVSELSQVPDATRPVIFSAHGVAKSVPAEANSRHLFAIDATCPLVTKVHREAEVHHKRGRHILLVGHAGHPEVIGTMGQLPPGAITLIETLDDVATLAPPADRTLAYVTQTTLSVDDTREIVAALQARFPDLIAPHKEDICYATTNRQEAVKRVAPLVDGLIVVGSPNSSNSQRLREVAERAGCPVARLVLRTDEIDWSVFGNIRSLGITAGASAPEVLVEEIIDAFADRYEVRVETVSTADENVFFPLPRELREPTAAE; translated from the coding sequence GTGACCAAGCCGCCGCTCGACATTCTGCTCTGCGCGCCGCGCGGCTTCTGCGCCGGCGTCGTGCGCGCCATCGACGCGGTCGAGAAGGCGCTGATGCTGCATGGCGCGCCGGTCTATGTCCGCCACGAGATCGTGCACAACAAATACGTCGTCGAATCGCTGAAGCGTAAGGGCGCGGTCTTCGTCTCGGAGCTGTCCCAGGTGCCCGATGCGACACGTCCGGTGATCTTTTCCGCCCATGGCGTCGCCAAATCCGTGCCGGCCGAGGCGAACTCGCGCCATCTCTTCGCCATCGACGCGACCTGCCCGCTGGTCACCAAGGTCCATCGCGAGGCCGAGGTCCATCACAAGCGCGGCCGCCACATCCTGCTCGTCGGCCATGCCGGCCATCCCGAGGTGATCGGGACCATGGGACAATTGCCGCCGGGCGCGATCACGCTGATCGAGACGCTCGACGATGTCGCGACGCTTGCTCCCCCGGCGGACAGGACGCTCGCCTATGTCACGCAGACGACGCTTTCGGTCGACGACACCCGCGAGATCGTCGCAGCCCTGCAGGCCCGTTTCCCGGACCTGATCGCGCCGCACAAGGAAGACATCTGCTACGCCACCACGAACCGGCAGGAGGCGGTCAAGCGTGTCGCCCCTCTGGTCGACGGCCTGATCGTCGTCGGCTCGCCGAACTCTTCCAATTCGCAGCGCTTGCGCGAAGTAGCCGAGCGAGCCGGCTGCCCTGTGGCGCGGCTCGTGCTGCGCACGGATGAGATTGACTGGTCTGTGTTCGGGAACATCCGCAGCCTCGGCATCACGGCGGGCGCCAGCGCCCCGGAGGTGCTGGTCGAGGAGATCATCGACGCCTTCGCCGATCGCTACGAGGTCCGCGTGGAGACGGTCTCGACCGCCGATGAGAACGTCTTCTTCCCGCTGCCGCGCGAATTGCGCGAGCCGACCGCGGCCGAGTGA
- a CDS encoding homoserine kinase produces MAVYTEVPDDEMAAFVASYGIGDLLAVKGIAEGVSNSNFLLHTTQAFYILTLYEERVDAADLPFFIGLMEHLAVRGLICPQPVKALNGSAVGRLAGRPAAIVTFLDGLSVRRPNAAHCAEVGRGLALLHRAGADYGMERANSLSVCDWRPLAEQAGAAADTVSPGLSHRIMAEIETHERHWPQGLPRGIVHADLFPNNVFFIKDRLSGLIDFYFACTDAFAYDLAICLNSWCFEADSSFNLTKGQALLAGYESVRPLEPAEAAALPTLCRGSALRFLLTRLVDWLNVPPGALVKPLDPLEYDRKLVFHQRVADARDYGLRR; encoded by the coding sequence TTGGCCGTCTATACCGAAGTTCCCGACGACGAGATGGCTGCCTTCGTGGCGAGCTACGGCATCGGCGATCTGCTGGCCGTGAAGGGCATCGCCGAGGGCGTCTCCAACTCGAATTTCCTGCTGCACACGACGCAGGCCTTCTACATCCTGACGCTCTACGAGGAGCGCGTCGACGCTGCCGACCTGCCCTTCTTCATCGGCCTGATGGAGCATCTGGCCGTGCGTGGGCTGATCTGCCCGCAGCCGGTGAAGGCGCTGAACGGCTCGGCCGTCGGCCGGCTCGCGGGCCGTCCCGCCGCGATCGTCACCTTTCTCGATGGGCTGTCGGTGCGCCGGCCCAACGCCGCCCACTGTGCCGAAGTCGGCCGGGGGCTGGCTCTGCTCCACCGGGCGGGCGCGGACTACGGCATGGAGCGGGCCAATTCGCTATCGGTGTGCGACTGGCGGCCTTTGGCCGAGCAGGCGGGCGCTGCGGCCGATACGGTTTCGCCGGGTCTTAGCCACCGCATCATGGCCGAGATCGAAACGCATGAGCGGCACTGGCCGCAAGGCCTGCCGCGCGGCATAGTCCACGCCGATCTCTTCCCCAACAACGTCTTCTTCATCAAGGACCGGCTCTCGGGGCTGATCGACTTCTATTTCGCCTGCACCGACGCCTTCGCCTACGACCTCGCCATCTGCCTGAATTCCTGGTGCTTCGAGGCCGATTCCTCTTTCAACCTGACCAAGGGCCAGGCTTTGCTCGCCGGCTATGAGAGCGTGCGGCCGCTTGAGCCCGCCGAGGCCGCGGCGTTGCCGACGCTGTGTCGCGGCTCTGCCCTGCGCTTCCTGCTGACCCGGCTGGTCGACTGGCTCAATGTGCCGCCGGGTGCGCTGGTCAAGCCGCTCGATCCACTGGAATACGACCGCAAGCTGGTCTTCCACCAGCGTGTGGCGGACGCGCGCGATTATGGGCTGAGGCGATGA
- the rnhA gene encoding ribonuclease HI: MSDSVEIWTDGACSGNPGPGGWGAILSFKGTERELSGGEAMTTNNRMELMGAIAALETLTRPCTVALNTDSQYLRQGITSWIHGWKKNGWKTADRKPVKNEELWKRLDAALGRHKIEWKWVKGHAGDTMNERADVLARAGMAPFKPRR, encoded by the coding sequence ATGAGCGATTCTGTCGAGATCTGGACCGACGGCGCATGTTCGGGAAACCCCGGCCCAGGCGGCTGGGGCGCGATCTTGTCCTTCAAGGGCACGGAGCGCGAACTCTCTGGCGGCGAGGCCATGACCACCAACAACCGCATGGAACTGATGGGCGCGATCGCCGCGCTGGAAACGCTGACCCGGCCCTGCACCGTCGCGCTCAACACCGACAGCCAATACCTGCGCCAGGGCATCACCAGCTGGATCCATGGCTGGAAGAAGAATGGCTGGAAGACCGCCGACAGGAAGCCGGTAAAGAACGAGGAGCTCTGGAAGCGCCTCGACGCCGCGCTCGGCCGTCACAAGATCGAGTGGAAATGGGTCAAGGGCCATGCCGGCGATACGATGAACGAGCGCGCCGACGTGCTCGCGCGGGCCGGAATGGCGCCGTTCAAGCCGCGCCGCTGA
- a CDS encoding YqhA family protein, which translates to MRTASLTFRAVIAVAALGMMASALILLAEAGENIATAARAAISHSDAHSAISLVMKAIDECLFAIILILLGAKVAATFVISEHAFEPDRVPKWIRPSDVGELKSTFCQAILVYLIVDFATDMATVESKLDPGYLVLPLAILIIAAALRLMPHGGGSGPH; encoded by the coding sequence GTGCGTACAGCGAGCCTGACATTTCGTGCGGTCATCGCGGTCGCCGCCTTGGGGATGATGGCCAGCGCTCTCATCCTCCTGGCGGAAGCGGGCGAGAACATCGCCACCGCAGCGCGCGCCGCGATCAGCCACAGCGACGCCCACAGCGCCATCTCGCTGGTGATGAAGGCGATCGACGAATGCCTGTTCGCGATCATCCTCATCCTGCTCGGCGCGAAGGTGGCCGCGACATTCGTCATCAGCGAGCACGCCTTCGAGCCGGACCGCGTGCCGAAATGGATCAGGCCGAGCGATGTCGGCGAGCTGAAAAGCACGTTCTGCCAGGCGATCCTGGTCTATCTGATCGTGGACTTCGCGACCGACATGGCGACTGTCGAGAGCAAGCTCGATCCGGGTTATCTGGTGCTGCCGCTGGCCATCCTGATCATCGCGGCCGCGCTGCGGCTGATGCCGCATGGCGGAGGATCAGGCCCGCATTAG
- a CDS encoding GNAT family N-acetyltransferase → MSAITIHPLAPSDRSSWEPLWHGYLTFYEATLPAGTDDVTFARLTGGSEPMGGFVAEQNGKLVGMVHWVIHRTTWREADICYLQDLFTAPEARGTGAGRRLIEAVRQMAQEKGCFRVYWQTHESNLQAQALYDKVADKSGFIVYRQALG, encoded by the coding sequence ATGTCCGCGATCACGATTCACCCGCTCGCCCCATCCGACCGCTCGTCGTGGGAGCCGCTCTGGCATGGCTACCTGACATTCTACGAGGCAACACTGCCGGCCGGGACCGACGACGTGACCTTCGCGCGATTGACGGGCGGCTCCGAGCCGATGGGCGGCTTCGTCGCCGAGCAGAACGGCAAGCTCGTCGGCATGGTGCATTGGGTGATCCACCGCACCACCTGGCGCGAAGCCGACATCTGCTATCTGCAGGACCTCTTCACCGCACCCGAAGCGCGCGGCACCGGCGCAGGGCGCAGGCTGATCGAGGCGGTCAGGCAGATGGCGCAGGAAAAGGGCTGCTTCCGCGTCTACTGGCAGACGCATGAGAGCAATCTCCAGGCGCAGGCGCTCTACGACAAGGTGGCCGACAAGTCGGGCTTCATCGTGTATCGGCAGGCGCTCGGCTGA
- a CDS encoding peroxiredoxin, whose translation MTIKVGDKLPQATFRVMTADGPAPKTTDDLFAGKKIVLFAVPGAFTPTCHKNHLPGYLAKADEIKAKGVESIMVTGVNDVFVMDAWSKATGGAGVIEFLSDGNADFAKEIGLSLDGSGFGLGTRSQRYSMIIEDGVVTALNVEDAPGKADVSGAEALLKQL comes from the coding sequence ATGACCATCAAGGTTGGTGACAAGCTTCCGCAGGCGACGTTCCGGGTCATGACCGCGGATGGACCTGCTCCCAAGACGACCGACGACCTGTTCGCCGGGAAGAAGATCGTCCTGTTCGCCGTGCCCGGCGCCTTCACGCCGACCTGCCACAAGAACCACCTGCCCGGCTATCTGGCCAAGGCCGACGAAATCAAGGCCAAGGGCGTCGAATCGATCATGGTGACGGGCGTCAACGACGTCTTCGTCATGGACGCATGGTCGAAGGCGACCGGCGGCGCAGGCGTGATCGAGTTCCTCTCCGACGGCAATGCCGATTTCGCCAAGGAGATCGGCCTGTCGCTCGACGGCTCGGGCTTCGGTCTCGGCACGCGCTCGCAGCGCTATTCGATGATCATCGAGGACGGCGTCGTGACCGCGCTCAACGTCGAGGACGCCCCTGGCAAGGCGGATGTTTCCGGCGCCGAGGCATTGCTGAAGCAGCTCTGA